The following DNA comes from Mesorhizobium onobrychidis.
CCGACGCCAGCACCAACGGAATGACCAATGGATGCCCAGATCGCGCTGCTGATGAAGCAGTTCTGGCTTGGCATTTTCAATTTGGCTGCGGAGTAGATTCCGAGAAAAGTGTCGGGGATGACTGTAAACGACCGATCGAGAAAGGTTTTCGCTCCGATTTCCGCAAAAAGCTCATCGTATGTCAGTGCGTTGGCAATCGGTGCACGTGGCACATCGCGATCTTCCGTATTCTCTAATGGCCCTATGTCAGATCCGCGATCACCATCCCATGCCCGCTCGTCTATTGCGGAAAACACCTCGGAGTCGCCCGTGTCCACTTCAACTTCTCGACTATTCAGTGCCTGCGCTGCCAGGGGCAACGTCAAAGCTTGTCTGTCGAGTTCTGCTACGAGGTGGTCGATGCTGGCGGGTTGAGGGGTCTGCATGGGAATATGGACCAAACCGTCCCACACACGAATAGTCCTAGGATGTGCGACAAGCATCAGCCTGGCATGTCCGGATCCAAACACGGCGCCCAAGGAAAGAAGTAGGTCTGACTGAGTGATTGCGTCTCTCAAAGGCTTGGGCGCATGGTTTCCATTAAAGACACCAAGAAATCGTGGGTCGTCGGAAGGCCTTGCTGGCTCGGGTAACGTGGACCGCGCCAACAAGGTTGTTGCCCAATTCAGATCCAACTTCCGAATGATAGACATGACTGACGACGCGAGGCCAAAGCGTTGCACCTCAATTCCGACCATTAGCAGTGGCTTCCGCGCGGCTTTTATCTGTCCGACAATGGTCGCCGCAATGGCCTGCTCGGCTCCGTGCGGTATCGATAGATCGAGCGTGCCAGACGGCCGAGGACAGCTTCCACCCAACCAGTCTTGCGGGATCTCGAGATAGACAGGATGCTTGCGGGTCAATGCAACCACCAACGCGCGGTCTACAAGCGATGGTACATCTGTCTGTCTTGCAGGCCTTTCGCAAAAGGCGGTAAACGGCCTAAAGGCTTCCAGATCACTGTGGGGCCTACCCATCGAATGCGAGAAGAGAATTCCCTTCTCGGTTTGAATCTGGATATTGGCATCGGTCGGGCCGCCGTTGATCACAACCATGGGGCTCCGCTCGATGTATGCCCCGGCGACGGCGTTGATCAGGCTTAGCGTTCCAACCCCGTAGGCCACCGATACCACGGAGAGGCCGCGAACACGTGCATAAGCGTCGGCCGCATAACCTGCCTCAAGATCGCTCGCTGTGACAATCGTCCGAAAGCCCCGAGCGCGTGCAGCGGCAGCAAACATGGGCGCGCAATAGACCGCGGGAACTCCGAACAGGGCTTCGACATTGTGCTGGGCCATGCGCTCAATAATGTAGTCGGCTGCTGTAGGCATGTTCTTCTCCCGTGCTGCGGATGAACAACTCCGACTCCCAAATCCTAGCGCTACTTGTTCCTTAGCATCCAAGGCTTGCGCCTGATCGTACTCATGGAGCTCCCCATGAACGCATTGACCGCCAACTGAATTATGTCCCGGCACGTCGTGAGGTCGGGAATACAATCATCGACATTGTCCTCCTGCGATCCCCCCACTACGACGTGGTCAGCCCGAGGGAACACATATGTCCGTCCGGTACTGTAGAGGTAGTCCAGAGCAGGTTGGGCCTTGAGTAAGGCAAGTTGGCCCTTGATCGGCTTCATATTGAGGTCGTTGAAAAGAACCTTCGAACCAAGGCCCGTGCAGTTCACGATGATCGCCTCTGGAAGGGTCAAAACGTCGGCTTCAGACGCAAACTTTCGTTGAACGAAAGGGACCTGATTCTGCCGCAGATCGTGCCGCAGCTTTTCAAGGAAAATTGGCGGTTCGACCAGTAAGGTGCTGTATGCGTAGCCAGGTCCATTAAGGTACTTGAAGGGCAAGTTCGCGAGGCGGGTTCGAGCAATGATCCCTGCATTTGCTGCTTTGTCGAGGCTTGGCCCTCGCCGCTTGCAGAAGTTTGTGCGCTCCGAGATACCAAATTGGCTGCCAAGCCGGAATTTATGCATGTCAAATGACTTCTTCAGTATTTCAAAGAATCTATGGCAGGCGACGGCGCTGGTTTCGTCATATGCAACTATGGATGGAGCCCACTGCCCTCCTGCCACATCAGACGTCGTGCAGGAAAACGCTTCACCATAGATGCTGACCGTGTAGCCAGCTTCCTTGAGCAGCGTTGCTGCCGTCAGCCCATCACGCCCGCGCCCAGGACTGCGATGGGATGTTTCGCATCAGGCGAGTACTTGTTCGCCACGATCGTGCGCATAGCGTCGGCACACCCCCAACACATAGTTATACCAGCTCCGCCGTGACCGTAATTGTGAACGATGAGCTTGTTGCCAATGGGTATTTCTTCGAGACGGTACGTCCCGTTGCGGTACGGACGGACACCAGCGACAAACTCGCAGCCAGCATTGAGGTCGCACGCGAAGTCGGGGCTGGGGAGGAACGTCGAAGGTGTTACTTTTGTCATTCATGGCCTTCCTTGCCCACACCTTGAATCCAAAACGGACGCGATACCGTCGCTGAAAGGGTGCGGTGAATGGTCGATATAACCAAGCTGCTCGGCATCGCAGTCCAACCGATAGTCTCCTATGCTATCAATACGGGAGAACAGAATGTCAGCGAGCGGATCCACCGCGCTTTCCTCGGTCGTACCAATTACAGCCACCACCGCGACTACCGGTCTCTTCTCGGCGAGGGGCGAAACCAGTTCGAGACTGATTAACTCGCTGACTAGCCGCATCGTGTGGGATTTCCATCCTGGTCTCCTCAAAGGCGGGTCATGTCAGACTTCGGGTGCCAAGGTGAAGTCGGCGACAATACTATCGACGTCGTCCGCATCCCCGGACGTCGCGTTCACCCCCATGCCAAAGTGCGCGAATGCTTGCCACGCCGCCTTCCGCGCGAGGTTATGAGCGGCAGGTGGGATGTGGTTTGCGGTACCGAGGTCGTCGAGTGCTCGCAGGATCGCGTCTCGGGCGTCCAGAAAAGTAGGGTTTGCCGGAGTTAATTTCAGTCCGTCGGTCACCATCCGCCACGCCAAGCGGTAGCCCTGCTGATCGTTCCCGAGCGCGGTGCGCAGCTTCCGGGTCATCATCATCAGGGTAGCGCACCACACTTCCCCGATATCATGGACCTCGGGGAAGTTCGACAGGTCCCCATAGTTGAAAGGGTACGAGTCATCATACGGAGCTCGGCGAATACCTGCAGGGTTGCTGACCACCCAATCTCCTGTTACTGTCTTCTCATGTGTACGGAAGTAGTTCTGAACTGTTAGGGCATAGTAATCGCTCCACCCTTCTCCCATGCCGCCGCTTTGGAGTTTGTCCAACGAGTGCCCGTTCAGCCTTCCGCCTACCAGACGGTTGGTCAGACCGTGGACATACTCGTGGAACACCACGTCTGCGTCGAGGGCGGTGTGATTGCCGGTCGACACAACTAGGCCCATATTCATCAACGGCGGCAGCCCATCGGGACCGGTGGACATGTTGGCAGTCCCATTTACGGCGCCGCTGTGAGCCCTCGCCCGGACCGGATCCTTGTCCGAACCAGTGTGAGTAAAATTCACCTGCTGGAAGTTCCCACTCGCCTCATCGAACCCGAGGATAACCAGGAAGTCGTGCATATAGCTGCAGAAGTAGAAAATGTTGAGCAGCTTTTGCTCGTCTCCGGTGGGACTGGCGGGCTCGAACAATATCACTCCATTTTGAGAACTTCCGGTTAAAGTGCTAGTTGTGAAGTTAAGTGTCGCGCGAGTTGTGTTGCCGATGGTTTCATTGACGTCGACCCAGTCAGTCGGGAACCCCGTTACCGGGCTGCTTGGCATTATAGGGTAGTCGGCCAGTGGACGAGGGAACTCGATCAGCCGGCGGTCCGCAACCCCAGGGCTGAATTCGAACACACTGCCGCGCGCGGAGGCGTGGCGCATCGTGCCCTTGCAATAAAGAATTTCGCCCTTGGTATTGTCCGCCGCTACGATCATCGCATACTGATCGGAATACCCCGGGAAAGTGAAGACCGCGTGCCACGCTAGCCGCGCCAACCCGGGTTGGTTGAAAATGAGTAGGTATGCGGGGATCGGGTTTTCAAACGGACCCTTGTCCAGCACTGCTGCCCGGGATGGGAGCGGAAACCCGGCTATGACTTCGGGCTTGAAGTCTTTTACGTCGATAGTTGGGAGCTGGGCTTCCTGTCCGTACGCGTCTCGTACTTTTCCCCCACTTCCCGTCGAGGCCAAGTGCGTAGCCATCGCCAGAACCGCATCCTCGACGGCTAACTTCGGCTCGACATCCACCCCGTCAGGAATAGCGGCAGTATCTCCTGTCGCATCAACGACCTGGCCGGAAGGGCTAAATCGGACGGCGCGGGACATTTGGAATACCGTCAGGCCGCGATATTGTTGCTTCAAGTGAACTGCCGCAGCGCCGGAGCTAGTCCGCTGGATGACCGGATCGGGAACGAACTCGGCTGGGGACCCCGCCGCAAATCCGAGATTCGTCGATTGCGATCTGGCGAACGTGAGAGCTCGCTCAATCAGGGACTTGTCCGTTGGAGTTGAGCCGGGTCCAGAAACGACGGCCGGCGACCCGGTGAGCGCATTTGTCCGGCTTTGAAGAGGACGGCCACCCGCGGACAGTTCGCCAGGCGGGGTCGAAATGGTTTGACTGCCAGATCGTTTCCGAGTGTCGAGTTCGCGTGTCACAGGCATGGTTCGCTCCTTTGTTGTAAGGAAAGCTCGGTTAGGTGAAGTTGCGCCGGGAACTTGCCAAGCCGAGACCCAGGCCGCGGCACCGACCGCACGTGCAATATCTGCAGCAAACGTTTCGTCTATGGCTGTATCACCAGGTCGATGGTAGTTCGGATTATCCTCCGGTGATGGCGCATCCGTTCCAGGGCCGACGAAGAAATCCTCGGACACTACTATGGCTGGGTAGCCCTGGGCATGGAACGCTGCATGGTCGCTGCGCCCGGCGGCCGGATCTCCTACGGGTTTTGATCCACTGTGATAGATCTGCGCTACAGGAAGATCTGGTGAAACTTGCGTCGCAACCACTTGAACTAGGTCGGCGAGCCGCCGCGACAGAGCCTCAACCGGAGGAGAGAACTCGAAACCGGCATGCGCCTCCCAGCTCCGAGGAGATTTCTTATTGTAGCCGATCATATCCATTTGCCAGACGGCGGCGATTGCTTCTCCGCGGCTCTTGGACCGACGAGCATACGCCTGGCTTCCAATCAGTCCTTGTTCCTCAGCGTTGAACAACACGAACCGGACTGTTCGGGCCGGTCGTCCGGTCGATGCGAGTGCGGCAAACCGCCCGGCTATGGCGAGCACCCCGGCGATCCCGCTGGCATCGTCGTCGGCACCTGGCGCCGGGTCAGAACTCGGCGAATAAGGCTCATGGAACGCGGCGGTAGAATCCAGATGCGCGGTCACGAACACCAATTCCGGCGATTCGCCAGTTAGCTCAGCTTCGACGTTGAAAAGTTCTAAGCCTACGTGAGTGAACCGATGAAGCTTTACTTGAAATCGGCCTTGCCCGGCGGTCTCCAGATCGGTCGCGAGCTGGGCTATCGCCCGTGCATTGTCAGAGTGCCGGATATGGCGGCTCGTGACCGAAGCCCCGACCGCCCCGTCCAATGCGGCGGCCCCACTGTACCGCTTGACGATGCCAAGAATTTCAACCGGGGTGATTGTCGCAAGCGATGCTGCAGCAGTCGGAATTACCGCAGGGATCTCAGGAGCGAACCCACTCGGCGGAGCCGTAGAAGGGACCGTTTCCCACAACAGAGGATCAGCAGCGAGTTTCAGATTGTGCCCATGCCGCGCTCCGTGAAAATGGAAAGTGTCTAATTCCGCGATAGTTTCCGGCGGGAAGGCCGCGATCACCCCTTCAGGTGTGGCCGAAACGATCAGTCCCTCCATTCCAGCGGCACCGAATACCCGGGCTGCTTCCCCCGCGGTAGAAAGGAAACCCGACCTCTCGGCGACATCGTCTCGGAGCAAATAAAGATCGGTCGTCAAAGGAAGGTTCGGGTCGCCGAGGAACTCAACTCCGAAACGCATGTTCACCAGTTCCAACGCGACCCGTTGGCTTGTCAGGCCGTAGACGACTGTGCCGCCACGCCCAAACATTTGCATCGGTAGAAATGCCCGCTTCTGCAGTTCCTCGCGCCAAGGCGCGGTTGTGTGAGCAAGCTGGATGTTAATCCGCACGAAACGGAGCGGTTGTCCTGCCAGCACTTCACCAACCAGTAGGGGATGAGGGCAAACTCGCCACCCGGCGGACACGGCGACCTGCCGTTCACCGGCGTCTTCGCCGACGAACAAGTTCCGGGCAGGAGAAGCTTTTAGACGGGCTCGCTGGGCGGCCCGCCGAAAGATTTCTGGATGGTTCTTAGTAACAGAAGTGCCGTCTTCGAGCGGTGGTTCGTCACCACTGTACACAATGAGCTCAGGGTTAAAGTGAGCGAGCAGTCCAGTTGGTTCAATCACGCCGTTGATCGCCGGCCCCTTCTCTGGGCCTGTGTTTGAGATCACCCCCAGCTTCAATCCACGGGCCTTCAAATCTGAGAGGACCCCCGGGGCATACGGAAACACGTCAAATCCAGTGAGGCGCGGCGGCCAACCGCCAACAACTGCCGTCCCAAGAGTGTCTCCGAGATCGAAGAAAATCGCTGCAATGCTCGAATCTGGCATGAGACACCTCCAATTGCTCGACGCTCT
Coding sequences within:
- a CDS encoding thiamine pyrophosphate-dependent enzyme, coding for MPTAADYIIERMAQHNVEALFGVPAVYCAPMFAAAARARGFRTIVTASDLEAGYAADAYARVRGLSVVSVAYGVGTLSLINAVAGAYIERSPMVVINGGPTDANIQIQTEKGILFSHSMGRPHSDLEAFRPFTAFCERPARQTDVPSLVDRALVVALTRKHPVYLEIPQDWLGGSCPRPSGTLDLSIPHGAEQAIAATIVGQIKAARKPLLMVGIEVQRFGLASSVMSIIRKLDLNWATTLLARSTLPEPARPSDDPRFLGVFNGNHAPKPLRDAITQSDLLLSLGAVFGSGHARLMLVAHPRTIRVWDGLVHIPMQTPQPASIDHLVAELDRQALTLPLAAQALNSREVEVDTGDSEVFSAIDERAWDGDRGSDIGPLENTEDRDVPRAPIANALTYDELFAEIGAKTFLDRSFTVIPDTFLGIYSAAKLKMPSQNCFISSAIWASIGHSVGAGVGAAIPGEKRPLVVCGDGGFQMIPQALSTMARYGLNAVIVIVDNGLYGYEQYLLAPGYYSGSSQPLPYTVLSRWQYESLARSMGVGMVASADTVASLKKALAAAKANVNGPAIVHAIVGSRSLPAGL
- a CDS encoding FAD-dependent oxidoreductase, whose translation is MTAATLLKEAGYTVSIYGEAFSCTTSDVAGGQWAPSIVAYDETSAVACHRFFEILKKSFDMHKFRLGSQFGISERTNFCKRRGPSLDKAANAGIIARTRLANLPFKYLNGPGYAYSTLLVEPPIFLEKLRHDLRQNQVPFVQRKFASEADVLTLPEAIIVNCTGLGSKVLFNDLNMKPIKGQLALLKAQPALDYLYSTGRTYVFPRADHVVVGGSQEDNVDDCIPDLTTCRDIIQLAVNAFMGSSMSTIRRKPWMLRNK
- a CDS encoding FAD-dependent oxidoreductase — encoded protein: MTKVTPSTFLPSPDFACDLNAGCEFVAGVRPYRNGTYRLEEIPIGNKLIVHNYGHGGAGITMCWGCADAMRTIVANKYSPDAKHPIAVLGAGVMG
- a CDS encoding M20/M25/M40 family metallo-hydrolase — its product is MPDSSIAAIFFDLGDTLGTAVVGGWPPRLTGFDVFPYAPGVLSDLKARGLKLGVISNTGPEKGPAINGVIEPTGLLAHFNPELIVYSGDEPPLEDGTSVTKNHPEIFRRAAQRARLKASPARNLFVGEDAGERQVAVSAGWRVCPHPLLVGEVLAGQPLRFVRINIQLAHTTAPWREELQKRAFLPMQMFGRGGTVVYGLTSQRVALELVNMRFGVEFLGDPNLPLTTDLYLLRDDVAERSGFLSTAGEAARVFGAAGMEGLIVSATPEGVIAAFPPETIAELDTFHFHGARHGHNLKLAADPLLWETVPSTAPPSGFAPEIPAVIPTAAASLATITPVEILGIVKRYSGAAALDGAVGASVTSRHIRHSDNARAIAQLATDLETAGQGRFQVKLHRFTHVGLELFNVEAELTGESPELVFVTAHLDSTAAFHEPYSPSSDPAPGADDDASGIAGVLAIAGRFAALASTGRPARTVRFVLFNAEEQGLIGSQAYARRSKSRGEAIAAVWQMDMIGYNKKSPRSWEAHAGFEFSPPVEALSRRLADLVQVVATQVSPDLPVAQIYHSGSKPVGDPAAGRSDHAAFHAQGYPAIVVSEDFFVGPGTDAPSPEDNPNYHRPGDTAIDETFAADIARAVGAAAWVSAWQVPGATSPNRAFLTTKERTMPVTRELDTRKRSGSQTISTPPGELSAGGRPLQSRTNALTGSPAVVSGPGSTPTDKSLIERALTFARSQSTNLGFAAGSPAEFVPDPVIQRTSSGAAAVHLKQQYRGLTVFQMSRAVRFSPSGQVVDATGDTAAIPDGVDVEPKLAVEDAVLAMATHLASTGSGGKVRDAYGQEAQLPTIDVKDFKPEVIAGFPLPSRAAVLDKGPFENPIPAYLLIFNQPGLARLAWHAVFTFPGYSDQYAMIVAADNTKGEILYCKGTMRHASARGSVFEFSPGVADRRLIEFPRPLADYPIMPSSPVTGFPTDWVDVNETIGNTTRATLNFTTSTLTGSSQNGVILFEPASPTGDEQKLLNIFYFCSYMHDFLVILGFDEASGNFQQVNFTHTGSDKDPVRARAHSGAVNGTANMSTGPDGLPPLMNMGLVVSTGNHTALDADVVFHEYVHGLTNRLVGGRLNGHSLDKLQSGGMGEGWSDYYALTVQNYFRTHEKTVTGDWVVSNPAGIRRAPYDDSYPFNYGDLSNFPEVHDIGEVWCATLMMMTRKLRTALGNDQQGYRLAWRMVTDGLKLTPANPTFLDARDAILRALDDLGTANHIPPAAHNLARKAAWQAFAHFGMGVNATSGDADDVDSIVADFTLAPEV